The Peribacillus simplex genome contains a region encoding:
- the lsrK gene encoding autoinducer-2 kinase: protein MEKYLMAIDAGTGSVRVILFNTLGQELCVAQSEWTHKEDKRYPGSMDFDINQNINIITELIKETITKSKVAPKDIISISTTSMREAIVLYDEEGKELWACANVDSRSNDEVYNLYSISDSIEFDLYKVSGQTFSLGAIPRILWIKNNLPETYNKMKYVTMLNDWITYRLSDVISVEPSNGCTTGLFDIKERVWDSELANKVNLREDIFPIVHESGTVIGNVTKKMAALTGLSPETLVVAGGGDAQLGCIGVGVVNEGDAAVFGGSFWQYEYTTNHVEIDDECRVRINCHAVQNTWQYEAIAFFPGLVMRWFRDCFCELERYLQNETGESIYSQMEKRARNIPAGSYGMLCTFSNIMNYKAWKHAAPSFINYKLDSDKSNKASFYRSIMENAAFVTKGNIELVNEITNTSPESIIFAGGASKSDLWCQIVSDVLNKPLRVPVVRESTALGAAICAGVGAKVYNDFNEAISKVIKFEKTYYPNQENNVVYEDLYKKWKDIYKKQLELADNDLTEHMWIAPGLK from the coding sequence ATGGAAAAATACCTAATGGCTATAGATGCTGGAACCGGCAGTGTTAGAGTAATCTTATTTAATACATTAGGCCAGGAATTGTGTGTCGCTCAATCTGAATGGACGCATAAAGAGGATAAGAGATATCCAGGATCAATGGATTTTGATATTAATCAAAATATCAACATCATTACTGAACTAATAAAGGAAACCATTACAAAAAGCAAAGTAGCTCCAAAAGATATTATCTCTATATCAACCACAAGTATGAGAGAAGCGATTGTCCTATATGACGAAGAAGGAAAAGAATTATGGGCTTGTGCAAACGTAGATTCGCGGTCAAATGATGAAGTTTATAATCTTTATAGCATAAGCGATTCAATAGAATTTGATCTTTATAAGGTATCAGGTCAAACATTTTCCTTAGGAGCTATTCCAAGGATCCTTTGGATAAAAAATAATCTGCCTGAGACTTATAACAAAATGAAGTATGTCACCATGCTCAATGACTGGATTACCTATCGTTTATCAGATGTCATTTCAGTAGAACCTTCAAACGGCTGTACAACCGGGCTATTTGATATTAAAGAAAGAGTTTGGGACTCTGAATTAGCTAACAAAGTAAATCTAAGGGAGGACATTTTTCCAATTGTTCATGAAAGTGGAACAGTTATTGGAAATGTCACCAAAAAAATGGCAGCGCTTACAGGTTTAAGTCCAGAAACTTTAGTTGTTGCGGGTGGTGGGGATGCCCAGTTAGGATGCATTGGTGTTGGAGTTGTCAACGAAGGAGATGCAGCCGTTTTTGGGGGGAGTTTTTGGCAATACGAATATACCACGAATCATGTTGAAATCGATGACGAATGTAGAGTAAGAATTAATTGCCATGCTGTACAAAATACTTGGCAGTATGAAGCAATTGCATTCTTCCCCGGTTTAGTAATGAGATGGTTTAGAGATTGTTTCTGTGAGCTTGAAAGGTATCTTCAAAATGAAACAGGAGAAAGTATCTATTCACAAATGGAAAAGCGAGCACGTAACATACCAGCTGGCAGCTACGGTATGCTATGTACATTTTCCAATATAATGAACTATAAGGCTTGGAAACATGCAGCCCCAAGCTTTATCAATTACAAACTGGACTCAGATAAATCTAATAAGGCAAGCTTTTACAGATCCATTATGGAAAATGCCGCCTTTGTAACAAAAGGAAATATTGAATTGGTTAATGAAATAACAAATACATCTCCTGAGTCCATTATTTTTGCTGGTGGTGCATCAAAAAGCGATTTATGGTGTCAAATTGTTTCCGATGTACTTAACAAACCATTAAGAGTCCCCGTAGTTAGAGAATCAACTGCTCTTGGTGCTGCTATTTGTGCCGGAGTAGGTGCAAAAGTTTATAACGATTTCAATGAAGCCATTTCAAAAGTAATTAAATTCGAAAAAACGTATTATCCAAATCAAGAGAATAACGTAGTATATGAAGATTTATATAAAAAGTGGAAAGATATTTACAAAAAACAACTAGAATTAGCAGACAACGATTTAACAGAACATATGTGGATAGCACCTGGATTAAAATAA
- a CDS encoding cupin domain-containing protein, with protein sequence MTIVNENEREYRFGDSGPKYLLKGPRMNFGIVVLKPGQDFPAHYHNIMEENFFILEGELVIHIDNEVFTCKKGDFIHVEPKKVHYLINKGNTDFKAAFMLSPYQEKDKVEVDYKLTV encoded by the coding sequence ATGACAATTGTTAACGAGAATGAAAGAGAATATAGATTTGGAGATAGCGGTCCAAAATATCTTTTAAAAGGACCAAGAATGAATTTTGGAATTGTTGTTTTAAAGCCCGGACAAGATTTCCCTGCCCATTATCATAATATCATGGAAGAAAACTTCTTTATCCTCGAAGGAGAATTAGTAATACATATTGATAATGAAGTTTTCACATGTAAAAAGGGAGATTTTATCCATGTTGAACCAAAAAAAGTTCATTATTTAATAAATAAAGGGAATACAGACTTTAAAGCTGCCTTTATGCTTTCTCCTTACCAAGAAAAAGATAAAGTTGAAGTAGATTATAAACTAACTGTTTGA
- a CDS encoding fibronectin type III domain-containing protein, producing MRIHKAIMEGLTPNTSYTYRVGSAVGWSEAYTSFYSGSKKVQLCRRMYCGESTNLKETRQNILKLWKK from the coding sequence ATGAGAATTCATAAAGCCATCATGGAAGGATTAACCCCAAATACATCCTATACTTACCGTGTAGGAAGTGCAGTCGGTTGGTCTGAAGCCTATACATCCTTTTACAGCGGAAGTAAAAAGGTCCAGCTCTGCCGAAGGATGTATTGTGGGGAATCAACCAATTTAAAAGAAACCCGACAGAATATCTTAAAATTGTGGAAAAAATAG
- a CDS encoding DUF948 domain-containing protein codes for MIIVYISLALFIGSIIYLAFFAFKTFKDSKPTIDNVTETVTRIQAKTDQIKSETDQLAMTQQEISEDVQYKKEAVQYTVDAAKEIPEPFKNIWFSIKGDKWKHRNRSDA; via the coding sequence GTGATCATTGTATATATTAGTCTTGCCCTCTTTATCGGATCGATTATCTATTTAGCGTTTTTTGCTTTTAAAACATTTAAGGATTCCAAACCGACAATTGATAATGTGACTGAAACCGTTACACGCATCCAGGCCAAAACGGACCAGATTAAATCGGAGACGGACCAACTCGCCATGACCCAGCAAGAAATCAGTGAAGATGTTCAATATAAAAAAGAGGCCGTACAATATACGGTTGATGCGGCTAAAGAAATACCTGAACCCTTTAAAAATATTTGGTTCTCAATAAAAGGTGACAAGTGGAAGCATAGGAACAGAAGCGATGCATAA
- a CDS encoding RraA family protein encodes MDTLIQQFRNLPTTAISDAMEGLSNLESAIKPLKEEYHMAGRAFTVQMPVGDNSAVLKAIGQASPGDIIVVDSKGDTYRAIAGDFVVGMMQTMEIGGLVVDGVIRDLEAIKGMTFPVFSKGTTVASSGKAGVGETNIPISCGGVTVFPGDIIIGDIDGVVVVPQAMGEEILTKAKDKILKDEQRAEKYAGKPDEIRKYIAMMTNKA; translated from the coding sequence ATGGATACTCTCATTCAACAGTTCAGGAATTTGCCCACCACGGCGATTTCCGATGCAATGGAAGGGTTGAGCAATCTGGAATCAGCGATTAAACCCTTAAAGGAAGAATATCATATGGCCGGACGAGCATTTACTGTACAGATGCCCGTTGGTGATAATTCAGCCGTGTTAAAAGCAATCGGCCAAGCAAGTCCTGGTGATATTATAGTCGTTGACAGCAAAGGTGATACATACCGGGCAATAGCAGGAGATTTTGTTGTCGGCATGATGCAGACCATGGAAATTGGCGGCCTCGTAGTAGATGGAGTCATTCGCGACCTTGAAGCCATTAAAGGGATGACTTTCCCTGTTTTCAGCAAAGGGACGACGGTTGCCTCAAGCGGCAAGGCCGGTGTAGGCGAAACCAATATCCCCATTTCCTGTGGGGGTGTCACTGTATTTCCAGGGGACATTATCATAGGGGACATAGATGGGGTCGTGGTCGTGCCACAAGCCATGGGTGAAGAAATCCTTACCAAAGCAAAGGATAAAATCTTGAAAGATGAACAGCGTGCTGAAAAATATGCAGGGAAGCCTGATGAAATAAGAAAGTATATTGCCATGATGACCAATAAAGCATGA
- a CDS encoding LTA synthase family protein: MNNFLKKSRHLFADNILGFFFIAVVLFTIKTYIGYRVEFNLGIENGLQQFLLFINPISSAILFFGLALLARGKKSFKWIIRLNLLMSLWLFFNIVYYRSFTDFITLPTLTQVQNAGDLGPSILELFKGHDVFYFLDTVLLIVLYRFKDFKVEDFKVKRRTVGLVYLAGLAIFAINLGLAEKDRPQLLSRTFDRNYIVKYLGMFNYTVYDAVQNTKTYAQRATANSTDIAEVVNYTKATSAEPNPEYFGAAKGKNVIYLHLESMQNFLIDYKLNGEEVTPFLNSLAHDKSDFMHFDNFFHQVGQGKTADAEFMLENSLFGLPQGAAFTNRAQNTYQAAPAILGQQGYTSAVFHGNYKSFWNRDKMYKSLGFNQFFDANHYNMENKEEVLSYGLMDKPFFKESIPMLETLKQPFYTKFITVSHHFPYAMDQEKATIGKQTTGDASVDNYFQTARYADEALKEFFDYLKESGLYDNSVIVMYGDHYGISENHKEAMSKVLGKDVGAFENAQLQRVPLLIHVPGVEGGEMHQYGGQIDLLPTLLHLLGIESKDYVQFGSDLLSKDHNEVVPFRNGDFVTPDVTSIKGKYYDTKTGELVEENDDILNYKKRAETMLNLSDQVVNGDLLRFYTPNGFKPIDPTDYDYTYDEEGSKEDEKTDK; this comes from the coding sequence ATGAATAATTTTCTTAAAAAAAGCCGGCATTTATTTGCAGATAACATACTAGGCTTTTTCTTTATTGCAGTAGTCTTGTTTACGATAAAAACTTATATTGGATATCGAGTTGAATTTAACTTAGGTATTGAAAATGGCCTGCAACAGTTCTTACTGTTCATAAACCCGATAAGTTCAGCCATTTTATTCTTTGGCTTGGCACTATTGGCTAGAGGCAAAAAATCGTTTAAATGGATCATCAGGTTGAACCTATTGATGTCCTTATGGTTATTCTTCAATATTGTATACTATCGGTCATTTACCGATTTCATTACATTGCCAACCTTGACGCAAGTGCAAAATGCCGGGGATTTGGGGCCGAGTATTTTAGAATTATTTAAAGGCCATGATGTATTTTATTTCCTTGATACGGTTCTTTTGATCGTGTTGTACAGATTCAAAGACTTTAAAGTGGAAGACTTCAAAGTCAAACGCCGTACAGTTGGATTGGTTTACCTAGCGGGACTTGCCATTTTCGCAATCAATTTAGGACTTGCTGAAAAGGATCGCCCGCAATTATTATCAAGAACATTCGACCGGAACTATATCGTCAAATATTTGGGCATGTTCAACTATACGGTTTATGATGCCGTTCAGAATACTAAAACATACGCTCAGCGTGCGACTGCAAACAGCACGGATATCGCAGAAGTCGTCAACTATACGAAGGCAACAAGCGCTGAACCGAACCCTGAATATTTTGGTGCAGCCAAAGGTAAGAATGTTATCTACCTGCATTTGGAATCGATGCAGAATTTCCTGATCGATTATAAGTTGAATGGGGAGGAAGTAACTCCATTTTTGAACTCACTTGCACATGATAAGTCAGATTTCATGCACTTTGATAATTTCTTCCATCAAGTGGGCCAAGGTAAAACGGCGGATGCCGAATTCATGCTTGAAAATTCCCTGTTCGGTTTACCACAGGGGGCAGCATTCACAAACCGTGCCCAAAATACGTATCAAGCAGCACCAGCGATTTTAGGACAACAAGGATACACATCTGCTGTGTTCCATGGTAATTACAAGTCTTTCTGGAACCGGGATAAAATGTATAAGTCTCTTGGTTTTAATCAGTTCTTCGATGCAAACCATTATAATATGGAAAATAAAGAGGAAGTACTGAGTTATGGATTAATGGATAAGCCTTTCTTCAAGGAATCGATTCCAATGTTAGAAACGCTTAAACAGCCTTTCTATACAAAATTCATAACGGTATCTCACCATTTCCCATATGCGATGGACCAGGAAAAAGCAACAATCGGTAAGCAAACGACAGGCGATGCTTCCGTAGATAATTACTTCCAGACTGCACGCTATGCCGATGAGGCGCTTAAAGAGTTTTTCGATTATCTGAAGGAATCCGGTCTATATGATAACTCGGTAATCGTTATGTATGGTGATCACTATGGTATTTCCGAAAACCATAAAGAAGCCATGTCAAAAGTGCTTGGCAAGGATGTTGGCGCATTTGAGAATGCCCAATTGCAACGTGTACCATTATTGATTCATGTTCCGGGTGTTGAAGGCGGGGAAATGCACCAATACGGAGGACAGATCGACCTTCTCCCTACTTTATTGCATCTGTTAGGAATCGAATCTAAAGATTATGTACAATTCGGTTCAGATTTATTGTCAAAAGATCATAATGAAGTGGTACCTTTCAGGAATGGTGATTTTGTTACACCGGATGTCACTTCCATTAAAGGTAAATACTACGATACTAAAACAGGTGAATTGGTCGAGGAAAATGATGACATCCTCAATTATAAAAAGAGAGCTGAAACGATGCTCAATTTATCCGACCAAGTAGTGAACGGTGACTTACTCCGTTTCTATACTCCAAATGGTTTTAAACCGATTGACCCTACTGATTATGATTACACATATGATGAAGAAGGTTCAAAGGAAGACGAAAAGACCGATAAATAA
- a CDS encoding siderophore ABC transporter substrate-binding protein, with amino-acid sequence MFKKLSLLLLVAMLAVVAVACGSDKEKEESSAKKESAKSEEITVKHQLGETKVKTNPEKVVVFDMGTLDTLDKLGVEVAAVPHDGLPKYLSKYEGTTENAGGLKEPDFEKINEIAPDLILISGRQSEAYKELSKIAPTVFVGVDTTKYMESFEENVTLLGKIFDKEDEAAKQLASVEENINALKEKAPTDKTGLIVLSSGGKVSAYGPDSRFGIIHDVFGVPAVDDKLEVSTHGQSISFEYIAEKNPDYLFVVDRDAVAGDGARAKETVENDIVKNTKAFKEGNIIYLDPNYWYLSGGGLESVDAMVKEISEGIK; translated from the coding sequence ATGTTTAAGAAATTATCCTTACTGCTTTTGGTTGCAATGCTGGCTGTAGTGGCTGTAGCTTGTGGATCAGATAAGGAAAAAGAAGAATCAAGCGCGAAAAAGGAAAGTGCTAAAAGCGAAGAAATTACGGTTAAGCACCAACTAGGCGAAACGAAAGTAAAAACAAACCCTGAAAAAGTCGTTGTATTCGATATGGGTACACTTGATACTCTTGATAAATTGGGTGTGGAAGTTGCAGCTGTTCCTCATGATGGCCTTCCAAAATACCTTTCTAAATATGAAGGTACAACTGAAAATGCCGGCGGATTAAAAGAGCCTGACTTCGAAAAAATAAATGAAATTGCTCCTGACCTAATCCTAATCTCTGGCCGTCAATCTGAAGCATATAAAGAATTAAGCAAAATTGCCCCTACTGTTTTTGTGGGTGTAGATACAACAAAGTATATGGAATCCTTTGAAGAAAACGTAACACTTTTGGGTAAAATCTTCGATAAAGAAGACGAAGCAGCTAAACAATTGGCAAGTGTTGAAGAAAACATCAATGCTTTGAAAGAAAAAGCCCCAACTGACAAAACTGGTTTAATCGTTCTTTCTAGCGGTGGAAAAGTAAGTGCTTACGGACCTGATTCAAGATTTGGAATCATCCATGATGTATTCGGAGTACCTGCAGTAGATGATAAATTGGAAGTATCGACACATGGTCAAAGTATTTCTTTCGAATACATCGCTGAAAAGAATCCTGACTACCTATTCGTTGTAGATAGAGATGCGGTTGCCGGAGATGGAGCTAGAGCGAAAGAAACTGTTGAAAATGACATTGTGAAAAATACAAAAGCATTTAAAGAAGGTAACATCATTTATCTAGACCCTAACTACTGGTACTTATCAGGCGGCGGTTTAGAATCTGTTGACGCCATGGTTAAAGAAATTTCAGAAGGCATCAAGTAA
- a CDS encoding iron ABC transporter ATP-binding protein produces the protein MVEVKNLFKKYNGKTVVEDVSIEIMKGKITSFIGPNGAGKSTVLSMISRLIARDSGEVLIDGKDMGKFNSNELAKKIAILKQANHINIRLTIRELVAFGRFPYSQGKLTKEDWKYVDEAIEYMELADMQDKFLDQLSGGQQQRAFIAMVIAQNTEYVLLDEPLNNLDMKHSVQIMKVLRRLADELGKTVIIVIHDINFASCYSDYIVALKDGKVVHNGPTEQVINSNVLKEIYDMDIEIQSINDNKICVYFT, from the coding sequence ATGGTAGAAGTGAAAAATTTATTCAAAAAATATAATGGTAAAACGGTTGTCGAGGATGTTTCCATTGAAATAATGAAAGGGAAGATCACATCCTTCATCGGTCCCAATGGAGCGGGGAAAAGTACCGTCCTTTCGATGATCAGCCGTCTCATTGCCAGGGATTCGGGAGAAGTCCTGATCGATGGCAAGGATATGGGGAAATTCAATAGCAATGAACTTGCGAAAAAGATTGCCATCTTAAAGCAGGCTAACCACATCAATATCCGTTTAACGATTCGTGAACTCGTCGCCTTTGGCCGTTTTCCTTATTCACAAGGCAAGCTGACCAAAGAGGATTGGAAATACGTCGATGAAGCGATTGAATATATGGAACTTGCCGACATGCAGGATAAGTTTCTTGACCAGCTTAGCGGCGGGCAGCAACAGCGGGCCTTCATTGCCATGGTCATTGCTCAGAACACGGAGTATGTACTTCTTGATGAACCCCTGAACAATCTTGATATGAAGCATTCCGTCCAAATCATGAAGGTATTGAGGAGATTGGCCGACGAATTAGGGAAAACGGTCATCATCGTCATTCATGACATTAATTTTGCATCCTGCTATTCCGACTATATTGTCGCATTGAAGGATGGCAAGGTTGTTCATAATGGACCTACCGAGCAAGTCATCAATTCCAATGTATTAAAGGAAATCTATGATATGGATATTGAAATCCAAAGCATCAATGACAATAAGATCTGTGTGTACTTCACGTAA
- a CDS encoding iron chelate uptake ABC transporter family permease subunit, protein MNNKSRIIILAVLAAALTAGYIFWDLGPNWDYALPRRVIKIIAIIVVGCAIAFSTVIFQTVTNNKILTPSILGLDSMYMLIQTGVIFLFGSTHIMIMNKNLNFLITLAAMLIFSSLLFKFMFKKNRNIYFLLLIGIIFGTLFGSMSSFMQVLIDPNEFQMVQNKMFASFNNVNTDLLTLAIILMIAAMIYFMRFLKYLDVMSLGRDQAINLGVDYDFVTKRVLIVVTVLISISTALIGPITFLGLLVANVAYQFIKSYQHKHIIPGAMLISVIALVGGQFIVERIFTFSTTLSVIINFVGGVYFIYLLLKENKSW, encoded by the coding sequence ATGAATAATAAAAGTAGGATCATTATATTGGCTGTTCTTGCAGCAGCTTTAACGGCAGGTTATATCTTTTGGGACCTTGGCCCGAATTGGGATTATGCACTGCCGAGAAGGGTCATAAAAATCATCGCCATCATCGTGGTTGGTTGTGCAATAGCTTTTTCAACAGTGATTTTCCAGACGGTCACGAATAATAAAATCCTGACACCGAGCATTTTAGGGTTGGACTCCATGTATATGCTGATTCAAACGGGAGTGATTTTCCTCTTCGGTTCAACGCATATCATGATCATGAATAAAAATCTCAATTTCCTGATTACACTTGCAGCCATGCTTATTTTTTCCAGCCTGCTGTTCAAGTTCATGTTCAAGAAAAACCGCAATATTTACTTCCTATTGCTGATCGGCATCATCTTCGGAACCTTATTCGGAAGCATGTCTTCATTCATGCAGGTATTGATTGACCCGAATGAGTTTCAAATGGTTCAAAATAAAATGTTCGCCAGCTTCAATAATGTCAACACGGACCTGTTAACGTTAGCGATTATCCTCATGATAGCGGCAATGATATATTTCATGAGATTTTTGAAATATTTAGATGTCATGTCATTGGGGAGGGACCAAGCCATAAACTTGGGTGTGGATTATGATTTTGTCACGAAGCGGGTTTTAATCGTCGTTACTGTTTTAATCTCCATTTCCACTGCCCTGATCGGTCCGATCACGTTCCTCGGATTACTTGTTGCAAATGTGGCCTATCAATTCATTAAGTCCTATCAGCATAAACATATCATCCCGGGTGCCATGCTGATCAGTGTGATTGCCCTGGTCGGCGGCCAATTCATTGTGGAGAGGATCTTCACGTTCTCCACCACCTTAAGTGTCATCATCAACTTTGTCGGCGGTGTCTATTTCATCTATCTTCTATTAAAGGAGAATAAATCATGGTAG
- a CDS encoding ABC transporter permease, which yields MKIRYLVMALIVLSFTSLFIGVKDITPLDLLDLSDDKVQIMLQSRFPRMVTIVIAGIVMSISGLIMQQLSRNKFVSPTTAGTMDSARLGLLLAIIIFPSAALIEKMAFAFIFALAGTFLFMKILDQVKYKDTIFIPLVGLMFGNIVGSISTFFAYKYDLIQSLNTWMNGDFSMIMSGRYELIYVSIPLVILAYFFANKFTVAGMGEEFAINLGLNYKLIVNFGLIIVALSSTVVLLTVGTIPFIGLIVPNIVSLYLGDNLKKSLSHTALLGAVFLLICDILGRILIYPFEIPIGLVVGVIGSAVFIYLILRRKAYE from the coding sequence ATGAAGATAAGATATTTAGTCATGGCGTTAATTGTTTTGTCATTTACGTCATTATTCATTGGTGTAAAGGATATTACCCCCCTGGATTTATTGGATCTAAGTGATGATAAGGTGCAAATCATGCTGCAAAGCCGTTTCCCCAGAATGGTGACCATAGTCATTGCCGGTATTGTGATGAGTATAAGCGGTCTGATCATGCAGCAATTGAGCCGCAATAAATTTGTATCCCCGACGACTGCCGGAACCATGGATTCCGCTAGGCTTGGACTTCTTCTTGCCATTATCATTTTTCCATCGGCGGCACTCATTGAGAAAATGGCATTCGCTTTCATATTCGCTTTGGCAGGTACATTCTTGTTCATGAAAATTCTTGATCAAGTGAAATATAAGGATACGATTTTCATTCCCTTGGTTGGTTTGATGTTCGGTAATATCGTCGGATCCATCTCGACTTTCTTTGCCTATAAATATGATTTGATTCAAAGCCTCAACACATGGATGAATGGGGATTTCTCGATGATCATGTCGGGAAGGTACGAACTTATATATGTAAGTATCCCTCTGGTCATTCTCGCATACTTCTTTGCCAATAAATTCACTGTGGCAGGGATGGGTGAGGAGTTTGCTATCAATCTAGGACTCAATTATAAGCTTATAGTCAATTTTGGGTTGATCATCGTGGCATTATCCTCCACTGTCGTTCTGTTAACGGTGGGAACGATTCCTTTCATAGGATTGATCGTACCAAATATTGTATCCCTTTACCTTGGCGACAATTTGAAAAAGAGTCTTTCTCATACAGCATTGCTAGGGGCAGTATTCCTATTGATCTGCGATATTCTGGGCAGGATCCTCATATATCCATTTGAAATCCCGATCGGGCTCGTGGTTGGTGTGATAGGAAGCGCCGTATTTATCTATCTGATACTGAGGAGAAAGGCATATGAATAA
- a CDS encoding DUF1450 domain-containing protein — translation MKNLLSKVFSKKAKIQIEFCQNNLDRFLNEQTAADYGKFLANPRIQYKEYECLSECKLCRKTPYAKVNGQIMSGEDSQDLLNQLHDELK, via the coding sequence ATGAAAAACTTGCTATCCAAAGTGTTCTCAAAAAAGGCGAAAATCCAGATTGAATTTTGCCAAAATAATCTTGACCGCTTCCTTAATGAACAAACAGCTGCCGATTATGGTAAGTTCTTGGCTAATCCAAGGATTCAATATAAGGAATATGAATGTTTGAGTGAGTGTAAACTTTGTAGGAAAACCCCCTATGCGAAAGTGAATGGCCAGATAATGAGTGGCGAAGATTCACAGGATCTTTTAAATCAGTTACATGATGAATTGAAATGA
- a CDS encoding M14 family metallopeptidase has translation MKKIIPTIISAAALSLVTGLPGPIAEAEEFTPYYGNGPSYIQPDKLSHLFPDPNVSFNTPAFKQNKIAFTSQEEMLDHLKSLSHKYKNIQFKTIGKSTEGRDIPMLLFSKDSKRPNKDSHKPLIWIQGQIHGNEPASGESTLVLAQWLAEGKLGDVLDKVNIAIVPRVNPDGSYYFIRYTANDMDANRDYLKVEYPEVQTIHQSIDDYEPEVILDVHEYTVNPAPLKKVGENGSIASYDLLISSAKNLNIPNQLRKASDELLLPNVFKALKKEKLSYHDYYTLATSDDGVLTATEGSTEARIGRNALGLKNTMTYLIETRGINIGRTDFKRRVFAQATAQAAFIKTTAEQASKVKKAVKQAETEVVQKGRKANDNDKIVITSENKLVKDQKLTVVDLAKAKMVDASIDWLDSTDAYPTLVRDRPTAYILPPEYKNIAKKLQLLGVEVKQLKKPMKIAVESYKVKDLKVSAELESGHSTREVTTTVTSTTRDFPKGSYVFDMAQPDANFISLALEPEGIDSYVTFNFIPADKGKELPIYRYMQPSSLPVK, from the coding sequence ATGAAAAAAATCATTCCTACCATCATATCAGCCGCAGCACTAAGTCTTGTCACTGGATTGCCTGGCCCCATTGCCGAAGCAGAAGAATTCACCCCTTATTATGGAAATGGTCCAAGCTACATTCAACCAGATAAACTCTCCCACCTTTTCCCTGACCCTAATGTATCTTTCAACACCCCTGCCTTTAAACAAAACAAGATCGCCTTTACGAGCCAGGAAGAAATGCTGGATCATCTCAAGTCCCTCTCCCATAAATACAAAAACATCCAGTTCAAGACGATAGGCAAATCCACAGAAGGACGCGACATCCCGATGCTTCTTTTCAGCAAGGATTCAAAAAGACCGAATAAGGATTCCCATAAACCATTGATTTGGATTCAAGGTCAGATCCATGGCAATGAACCCGCTTCAGGTGAATCAACATTAGTCCTTGCACAATGGCTGGCTGAGGGCAAGCTTGGTGATGTCCTCGATAAAGTGAATATTGCCATCGTTCCACGCGTCAATCCTGATGGCTCTTATTATTTCATACGATATACCGCAAATGACATGGATGCGAATAGGGACTACTTAAAAGTGGAGTATCCTGAAGTACAGACGATTCATCAGTCAATCGATGATTATGAACCGGAAGTCATTCTGGATGTACATGAATATACAGTGAATCCCGCCCCCCTGAAAAAAGTGGGAGAAAATGGATCGATCGCTTCCTATGATTTACTCATCTCCTCAGCCAAGAATTTAAATATTCCCAACCAGCTTCGAAAAGCTTCGGATGAACTGCTTCTACCTAATGTTTTTAAAGCATTGAAAAAAGAAAAACTTTCCTACCACGATTACTATACACTGGCTACTTCTGATGATGGAGTCCTTACCGCCACGGAAGGAAGTACAGAAGCCCGGATTGGCCGAAACGCCCTCGGTTTGAAAAATACAATGACCTATTTAATTGAAACGAGGGGAATCAATATCGGCCGTACGGATTTTAAACGACGTGTTTTTGCACAAGCTACAGCTCAGGCAGCATTCATCAAAACGACAGCCGAACAGGCCAGTAAAGTTAAAAAGGCCGTTAAACAGGCAGAAACTGAAGTCGTGCAAAAAGGGCGAAAAGCAAATGATAACGATAAAATTGTCATCACCAGCGAAAATAAATTGGTTAAGGATCAAAAATTGACAGTAGTCGATTTAGCGAAAGCTAAAATGGTCGATGCCTCCATCGATTGGCTCGACTCCACCGATGCTTACCCTACCCTTGTTAGAGATCGTCCGACAGCCTATATCCTTCCACCGGAATATAAAAATATCGCCAAGAAACTCCAGCTATTGGGAGTAGAAGTTAAACAATTAAAAAAACCTATGAAAATAGCTGTTGAAAGCTATAAGGTCAAGGATTTAAAAGTTTCCGCTGAACTGGAAAGCGGACATTCCACAAGGGAAGTCACGACCACCGTTACTTCAACAACTCGGGATTTCCCAAAAGGAAGCTATGTTTTCGACATGGCCCAGCCTGATGCCAACTTCATCTCCCTCGCCCTCGAACCTGAAGGCATTGACAGCTATGTGACATTCAATTTCATCCCGGCTGACAAAGGAAAAGAACTGCCGATTTACCGCTATATGCAGCCATCTTCCTTACCAGTTAAATGA